CGTGCCACCCCATACCGCCCGGAAAATCTTAATTTGTGCACGTGGAGTATGGGACGGACAAACAGTGGGCGGCGTAAGTGATGCATCACGCGGTCAGAAATTTCGTGACCGGAGGTTTTTTTATCCCGAGCTTTTTCATGCGGGAAATCAGGGTTGTCGGTTTAAGTTGGAGGATTGCGGCTGCCCCGTTAGGTCCACTCACCTTCCAGTGCGTGGCGTTAAGTATCCTTTCGATGTGTTCCCGCTCCATCTCAGCGAGCGAGCCCCAGGTACGATCCTCGTTCTTACGGGCGGACGGGCGATGCAGGTGAGAAACATCGATCCTCGGGCCTTGCGAAAGTATTACGGCCCGTTCGATAAAATGTTCGAGTTCCCGAACGTTTCCCGGCCAGGAATATTCCATAAGCGTCCGAGACGCATCGGCCGACAGCTTACCGATCTTCTTTCCCATCTTTTTGCTGAACGTATCGATGAAATGCTCGGCAAGCTCCAGGATGTCTTCCCTGCGGTCTTTAAGCGGAGGTATGTCGATCGGGATGACATTAAGACGATAGTAGAGGTCCCGACGGAACGAGCCTTTCTCGACCTCTTTTTCCAGATCCCTGTTTGTGGCTGCAATCACCCTGAAATCGGATCGAATCGATTTCGAGCTTCCGAGACGTTCGAATGTGCCTTCCTGTAGTACGCGCAGGAGCTTGACCTGGACCCCTAAGGGTAAATCTCCGATCTCATCGAGAAAGATCGTTCCGCCATGGGCGAGTTCGAACCTGCCTTTTTGTCTTTCGTGAGCGCCGGTGAAAGCGCCCTTTTCGTGACCGAAAAGCTCGCTCGCGACAAGGTCCTGAGGAAGGGCCGCGAGATTGACGGGGATAAAAGGACCATGGCTTCGCTTTCCCAGGTTGTGAATGGCCTTGGCAACAAGTTCCTTGCCAACCCCGGTTTCTCCTGTGATCAATACGGAACTGTCCGTAGGGGCTATCTGTCGCACCTGATTGAGTATACGCAGCATGCTCTCTGATCTTCCGATGATCTTTTCCGTGGGGACTGTGATCCCCATTGCCTGCTTGTAGAAGATCGCCTCCTCCTCGAAACGGTCTTTGAGTCCTTTCATTTCTTCGTACAGCTTGATATTCGAAAGTCCCACGGCTATCTGACTGCACAAAAGCCTCACGTAGGGGAGCTGGCCGTGCGGAAACGGTTTCTCATCGAGACTGTTGTCGAGATAGAGACAACCGTACACGTGGTCACCCAATTTTGCCGGCATACAAAGAAAGGAGGAGATACCTCTCGTGTCGGGTAGATTTGCCTCGGCTGTCGCCGCACCCAAAGGCTCAGGCATTATCAGTTCTGTGGAACTTCGAGTCACTTTTCGAACGAGCTCCCTGATGAAATTGAATTGCTCTGCCTTAAGCATCAAGGGATCAAGGTTACGGCTCGCCGCTATCCGCGGCTCGTCTTCGTCCCCCACGAGAAAAAAGGCGCCCCGCATGGCCATGGTAAAATCCATGGTCATGTTGATGACTCGCTCGAGAAAAGAAGCAATGTCACGGATTGTTCCGAGGGATTCATTGATATCAACAATCCGGTCGAGCACAAACTCGGTCTTCTCCTCCTGGGGCATCATAATAACGAGCAAATCCTTGGGAAAGAGGCCCTTGTCGACTTTGGAAAAGAGCTCCCAGGCATGATTGAGGTAGTTAAGGGCCACATTGATCTCTCCCTCCTGGAGATAGGCGTCTCCGAGCGCGATCCTCGTCCTTGCAAGCTCTATTTCGGCCCCCGCCATGAAAAGGTTCTTCTCGCTTGCCCTTAAGTCAAGAAAAGCCCGGCCCCGGGCCTGGCGGTTTCGAATATTCTGGACTGCCCTCATTCTCAGTGCTATGCCCTTAAGGTATACGTTGTCCTGGTTAAGCATCAACTCGATCTCGGACTCATAATTTATCTCGTTATGATCAAAACCTCTCTTCTTCAGTTCATAGAGAGATTCAAGCAGGTGAGAGCCGCTATAGTAGAGAAAATCGTGACCACGGGGATATCTGTGAGCTTCCTCAAGACGCTCACAGGCCCTTTCATATTCGTCCCTGGCCAGATGGATGCAAGCCATTGAGCTTAATGCAGCCCGCAACGCGTCGTGATGCTGTTCATCGCGTGCGCGGGAGAGCACCTCCTCAAGATACTGCTGCGCCTGAGCGGGTTTTCGTATCTCGAGCGAACAAAGGCCCGCCACAAGGTCTGTGTAAACTGCGACCCCTTGAAGATTAAGGGATATAGCCTTTGATCGCACAGCATCGATCATGCCCATGCCCCGGGAAA
This sequence is a window from Syntrophorhabdaceae bacterium. Protein-coding genes within it:
- a CDS encoding sigma 54-interacting transcriptional regulator, encoding MKVKKDATEHGLKKTWRILSDTEQTLIRYLAYAPPPVSIDMLSSLVKVSAVTIVNAMEKLKRSGFVRESRQYGKGLYFLKPQAGMRFAQETMPNEQREGILRDLLVYYTGALDEGDEKTLILAEIYYQLGDKGQGLTFIQRGADLLYHQGKKDKAAIYYGYLLNNLSESELRADNVAQFIDSTIERLSLAGREVPLAEQIAILTRTHEIAQGFGRWDSLARIKLDLIRILKEAGEHEKVSEHFNDILNLAERIGDQGVLRKTVLSVIDFLLREGRIGEAVDRYEKTVGNLEEFGDGEAELTTSALLAWSYVVCGRVSRGMGMIDAVRSKAISLNLQGVAVYTDLVAGLCSLEIRKPAQAQQYLEEVLSRARDEQHHDALRAALSSMACIHLARDEYERACERLEEAHRYPRGHDFLYYSGSHLLESLYELKKRGFDHNEINYESEIELMLNQDNVYLKGIALRMRAVQNIRNRQARGRAFLDLRASEKNLFMAGAEIELARTRIALGDAYLQEGEINVALNYLNHAWELFSKVDKGLFPKDLLVIMMPQEEKTEFVLDRIVDINESLGTIRDIASFLERVINMTMDFTMAMRGAFFLVGDEDEPRIAASRNLDPLMLKAEQFNFIRELVRKVTRSSTELIMPEPLGAATAEANLPDTRGISSFLCMPAKLGDHVYGCLYLDNSLDEKPFPHGQLPYVRLLCSQIAVGLSNIKLYEEMKGLKDRFEEEAIFYKQAMGITVPTEKIIGRSESMLRILNQVRQIAPTDSSVLITGETGVGKELVAKAIHNLGKRSHGPFIPVNLAALPQDLVASELFGHEKGAFTGAHERQKGRFELAHGGTIFLDEIGDLPLGVQVKLLRVLQEGTFERLGSSKSIRSDFRVIAATNRDLEKEVEKGSFRRDLYYRLNVIPIDIPPLKDRREDILELAEHFIDTFSKKMGKKIGKLSADASRTLMEYSWPGNVRELEHFIERAVILSQGPRIDVSHLHRPSARKNEDRTWGSLAEMEREHIERILNATHWKVSGPNGAAAILQLKPTTLISRMKKLGIKKPPVTKFLTA